From a single Bacillus gobiensis genomic region:
- a CDS encoding sugar porter family MFS transporter encodes MKNQKSNALLYFFGALGGMLYGYDTGVVSGAILFIKEDLGLNAFTEGLVVSAILIGAIFGAGFAGKLTDQFGRKKSIIGAAFLFIIGALGTAIAPNTAVMVLARIVLGLAVGCSTTMVPLYLSELAPQEKRGSLTSLNQLMITIGILLSYIVNYGFSESEGWRWMLGLAVVPSVILLVGMAFMPESPRWLLMNNQEGKAKSILGRIRSESSVDEEIKDIMETEKEDKGGLKELFHPWVRPALIAGLGLAFLQQFIGTNTIIYYAPTTFTNVGLGNSAALLGTIGIGTVNVLMSLVAIRVIDKVGRKRLLMFGNIGMVLSLTVLSFVNLFFASSVAAAWTTVICLGLFIVIFAVTWGPVVWVILPEIFPRHVRGIGTGLSTLFLHSGNLIVTLTFPVLLQAMGVSYLFLAYAVIGVLACLFVYFKVPETKGKSLEEIEETLREKSGTAFAGIAQFERDLTSERTKEGILAARKRGKYPGRPKTDEEKVKYALYLIDQGLSRTDAAEKAGISRMTLYRKMHNNRV; translated from the coding sequence GTGAAAAATCAGAAGTCAAATGCGCTGCTTTACTTTTTTGGGGCGCTCGGGGGAATGCTTTACGGATATGATACCGGAGTTGTTTCCGGTGCGATCTTGTTTATAAAAGAAGACTTGGGTTTGAATGCGTTTACTGAAGGACTTGTTGTAAGCGCAATATTAATAGGTGCAATCTTCGGTGCCGGATTTGCAGGAAAACTGACAGACCAGTTTGGCAGAAAAAAATCGATCATAGGCGCTGCTTTTCTGTTTATTATTGGGGCATTGGGCACAGCTATAGCACCTAATACGGCGGTTATGGTACTTGCGCGGATCGTGCTCGGCCTTGCTGTAGGCTGTTCCACCACAATGGTTCCTCTATATCTGTCTGAGCTTGCTCCTCAGGAAAAACGAGGGTCACTGACTTCATTAAATCAGCTAATGATCACGATTGGAATTTTGCTTTCTTATATCGTCAACTACGGGTTTTCCGAATCAGAAGGTTGGCGCTGGATGCTTGGACTTGCCGTTGTACCTTCAGTAATACTCTTAGTTGGAATGGCTTTCATGCCTGAAAGCCCAAGGTGGCTGTTAATGAATAACCAGGAAGGTAAGGCGAAATCAATACTTGGGCGTATCAGAAGTGAAAGCTCTGTTGACGAGGAAATTAAAGATATTATGGAGACTGAAAAAGAAGATAAGGGCGGATTAAAAGAGCTATTTCACCCTTGGGTGCGTCCCGCGTTAATTGCCGGTCTTGGCCTCGCCTTTTTACAGCAGTTTATTGGGACAAACACGATTATTTATTATGCACCGACAACATTTACTAACGTTGGCCTTGGTAACTCAGCTGCTTTGCTAGGTACGATTGGAATCGGAACTGTCAATGTACTCATGTCTCTGGTAGCTATTCGTGTAATAGATAAAGTTGGTAGAAAGCGGTTGCTCATGTTTGGGAATATCGGTATGGTACTTAGCCTGACAGTGCTTTCCTTTGTTAATCTGTTTTTTGCATCGAGCGTTGCTGCTGCTTGGACAACCGTTATCTGTCTGGGACTGTTTATCGTTATTTTTGCTGTAACCTGGGGGCCGGTCGTTTGGGTCATTCTTCCAGAGATCTTCCCTCGCCACGTGAGAGGGATCGGAACGGGTTTATCAACATTATTTCTCCATTCGGGCAACCTGATTGTCACGCTGACCTTCCCCGTTTTGTTACAAGCGATGGGAGTCAGCTACTTATTCCTGGCCTACGCTGTAATCGGAGTCCTTGCTTGCCTTTTTGTATACTTTAAAGTGCCGGAAACGAAAGGGAAGAGCCTCGAAGAAATCGAAGAGACGCTGCGAGAGAAGAGCGGGACAGCCTTTGCCGGTATTGCTCAATTTGAGAGAGACTTAACTTCTGAACGGACGAAAGAAGGGATTCTGGCTGCAAGGAAGCGAGGAAAGTATCCAGGAAGACCGAAAACCGATGAAGAAAAGGTTAAGTATGCCTTGTATCTTATAGATCAAGGGTTGAGTCGTACAGATGCTGCTGAGAAGGCTGGTATTTCTCGAATGACTTTATATCGTAAAATGCATAATAACAGGGTATAA
- a CDS encoding Cof-type HAD-IIB family hydrolase — translation MKLIAIDLDGTLLNAQSVISEENKRAIKKALDSDCIVAISTGRATFDVKSLLGDLDIPIIAANGGTVHDFQYEPLSHLTLDKTVAAEVADYLTNENIYFEVYTEDALLSPFDGEEKLKAELDIVQSANPDEDYETLWQGALTQFKQFGIKPVPDIHEIFRSNENVYKLLCFSFDSEKLLKARTILEENSALSITSSGKHILEILPKESGKGRAVKLIAEKYQIPKENIYAIGDSPNDISMFKEADNRIAMANAMDELKEMSTYVTKSNVENGVAYFIENVLLKK, via the coding sequence ATGAAACTAATAGCAATTGATTTGGATGGAACGTTGCTGAATGCGCAAAGCGTGATATCTGAGGAAAACAAGAGAGCGATAAAAAAGGCTTTGGATTCAGATTGTATAGTGGCTATCAGTACAGGTAGGGCTACCTTTGACGTAAAGTCACTGCTTGGTGATCTGGATATTCCGATCATTGCAGCAAATGGCGGAACTGTCCATGACTTTCAATACGAGCCTCTAAGCCATCTCACATTGGATAAAACAGTCGCCGCAGAAGTTGCGGACTATCTTACCAATGAAAATATTTATTTTGAAGTTTATACGGAGGATGCCCTTCTATCCCCTTTTGACGGAGAAGAAAAGCTGAAGGCTGAGCTTGATATTGTACAGTCGGCAAATCCGGACGAGGATTATGAAACCCTTTGGCAAGGAGCGCTCACTCAGTTTAAGCAATTTGGCATTAAGCCTGTGCCAGACATTCATGAGATTTTCAGAAGTAATGAAAACGTCTATAAGCTGTTATGCTTTTCCTTCGATAGTGAGAAATTGCTGAAAGCAAGAACAATTCTTGAGGAAAATTCAGCACTCAGCATCACTTCATCAGGCAAACACATTCTCGAGATTTTGCCAAAAGAATCCGGAAAAGGGAGAGCAGTCAAGCTGATAGCGGAAAAATATCAAATTCCGAAAGAAAATATTTATGCAATTGGAGACAGTCCGAATGACATTTCCATGTTTAAGGAAGCGGACAATCGAATTGCCATGGCCAATGCCATGGACGAATTAAAAGAAATGAGCACCTATGTGACAAAAAGCAATGTCGAAAATGGTGTAGCCTACTTTATTGAAAACGTTTTGCTAAAAAAGTAA
- a CDS encoding DMT family transporter — MKKSTIYIVLFFIMMIWGFNVTALKLLVAEFSPVTITSFRILTASIVVMAVLFSLKKVRWLTKKETGYVLAGSLLNVVAHHYFLSVGMKFTSVSNGGLILGLGPILTSIMAIIFLKNKISLLKGLGIISGFSGVFFIIAEGSGVTSVSFGDVYVFLSISSQALSFILIKKAAKTLDPRLMTGYMLLFGSVILFFISLVTEPGGLTTLSKGSWLGWLVFLGSAVFATAIGHMAYNSALGKIGAPEAAIFLNLNPFFALIGAVLFVGEKILLTQIIGFAFILAGVFLGSGAFEEKYKLSKHKRMASGVKSGQ; from the coding sequence GTGAAAAAGTCAACTATCTATATCGTCTTGTTTTTCATAATGATGATCTGGGGATTTAATGTAACAGCCTTGAAGCTTCTGGTAGCTGAATTTTCTCCTGTGACCATAACGTCCTTTCGTATACTGACAGCAAGCATCGTCGTGATGGCTGTTTTATTTTCACTGAAAAAAGTTCGCTGGCTGACAAAAAAAGAAACGGGCTACGTGCTTGCAGGAAGTCTTTTGAACGTGGTTGCCCACCATTATTTTTTGTCGGTTGGGATGAAGTTTACTTCAGTATCAAATGGGGGTCTGATTCTCGGTTTAGGACCCATATTAACCTCCATAATGGCGATTATTTTTCTTAAAAATAAGATTTCGCTGCTCAAGGGACTCGGAATCATTTCAGGGTTTTCAGGTGTCTTTTTTATTATTGCGGAAGGTAGCGGAGTGACTAGCGTTTCCTTCGGGGACGTGTATGTTTTTCTTTCGATCTCCTCACAAGCGCTAAGCTTTATACTGATTAAAAAAGCAGCGAAAACGCTCGATCCTAGATTGATGACAGGATATATGTTGTTATTTGGCTCAGTTATCCTTTTTTTCATCAGTTTAGTGACAGAACCTGGCGGGTTAACAACATTAAGCAAAGGCTCATGGTTGGGCTGGCTTGTTTTTTTAGGCTCTGCCGTTTTCGCCACAGCGATCGGACATATGGCCTATAACAGTGCTCTCGGAAAAATCGGGGCACCAGAAGCAGCGATTTTCTTAAACTTAAATCCATTTTTCGCCCTCATTGGGGCTGTGCTTTTTGTAGGGGAAAAGATTCTTTTGACACAAATCATCGGGTTTGCCTTTATATTAGCTGGAGTCTTCCTCGGTTCGGGCGCATTCGAAGAAAAATATAAGCTGTCCAAACACAAGCGAATGGCAAGTGGAGTAAAAAGCGGTCAGTGA
- a CDS encoding twin-arginine translocation signal domain-containing protein — protein MTNQKSKQYNRRDFLKAGGAGIGALALSAGTMGIPGMFETETAQAYSNIDGVKSSDFPRKDGEADDTKRLRRLIKASEYSGWVPIHLNENNAYVISDTILIDSGDKKPLIFGKGFRRTVISGENLPAGKPAIKVHGGWGMMTGGMLFGVGFRGNENSIGIEVAGVNGFRVDFCQFELNQVGIMFHNGILQEFTEGCIASYCDFRASCKTAVEYKQSNNVESFHGTGIKSCTINQGAGETEPKIKIGKDCIPFNAPLEFNIWTRGETPIIKNEGNEPATFYGTISIESFDHGDSGYKVEMVSKNDSPVYLIGSVSALDDQSQLGNLVLCDRVQINPDRTINVQRKRYQNAFQLMTGANPTISVTNGVSSIVSVYLQAANYNYAYTLLVYRNVGDDKGTVTNLSLHQNHNAAMYYGPTFSIESGKLVITNKNFPDSGVTANISVLDIGSRFQYFMM, from the coding sequence ATGACTAATCAAAAGAGTAAGCAATACAACAGACGTGACTTCTTAAAAGCTGGGGGAGCAGGCATAGGTGCACTGGCACTGTCGGCAGGTACAATGGGGATTCCCGGAATGTTCGAAACCGAAACGGCCCAGGCCTATTCGAATATTGACGGCGTAAAGAGTTCGGATTTTCCCCGGAAAGATGGGGAAGCAGATGATACGAAAAGACTTCGACGATTGATTAAAGCATCAGAATATTCAGGATGGGTTCCTATTCACCTCAACGAAAACAATGCTTATGTGATCTCAGATACAATTCTGATAGACAGCGGCGATAAAAAGCCTCTTATCTTCGGAAAAGGATTCCGCCGCACCGTGATTAGCGGCGAAAACCTTCCAGCTGGAAAACCGGCAATCAAAGTACATGGCGGCTGGGGAATGATGACTGGCGGAATGCTGTTTGGCGTTGGTTTTCGCGGAAATGAGAATTCAATCGGAATCGAAGTGGCCGGAGTCAACGGGTTTCGTGTCGATTTTTGCCAATTCGAGTTAAATCAGGTGGGTATCATGTTCCATAATGGGATTTTACAAGAATTCACCGAAGGCTGCATTGCATCCTACTGTGACTTCAGAGCCTCTTGCAAAACAGCTGTCGAATATAAGCAATCAAATAATGTGGAAAGCTTTCACGGCACAGGCATCAAAAGCTGCACGATTAATCAAGGCGCTGGCGAAACAGAACCTAAAATCAAAATCGGAAAGGACTGTATCCCGTTTAACGCCCCATTGGAATTCAACATTTGGACAAGAGGCGAAACTCCAATTATTAAAAACGAAGGTAATGAACCCGCAACCTTCTACGGAACGATTTCGATTGAGAGTTTTGATCACGGCGATTCCGGGTATAAAGTGGAAATGGTATCTAAAAATGATAGTCCTGTCTATTTGATTGGTTCCGTATCGGCGCTTGACGATCAATCACAGCTCGGAAACCTGGTCTTATGTGATAGAGTGCAAATCAATCCTGACCGAACTATCAATGTCCAAAGAAAAAGATACCAGAACGCATTCCAATTAATGACAGGCGCGAACCCTACAATATCCGTTACAAACGGAGTATCCTCCATCGTATCTGTCTACTTACAGGCAGCTAATTATAATTATGCGTATACGCTGCTCGTATATCGAAATGTGGGAGATGATAAAGGGACAGTCACTAATCTATCACTTCACCAAAATCACAACGCCGCAATGTATTACGGACCAACGTTTTCCATTGAATCAGGAAAGCTGGTTATCACGAATAAGAACTTTCCTGATTCCGGAGTAACCGCCAACATATCAGTTCTTGATATTGGTTCAAGATTCCAGTATTTTATGATGTAA
- a CDS encoding helix-turn-helix domain-containing protein: MFHHRLGPTVLSYRKKNGMTIREFADYAGISTSLISQIERGQANPSLSVLELIAKALKVPLFSLFINDFDTDSLILRKQDRKKVYRENSDHIVYDVLTPDFMKAHIELLMMDLNAHASTTEDYYSHDDQEEIAVVMKGQAYVEMEGIEYFLDEGDVVRIPPNVKHRFLNKSDQPNHVLFVLIPSLF, translated from the coding sequence ATGTTCCATCATCGCCTCGGTCCAACGGTATTAAGCTATCGAAAGAAAAATGGTATGACAATTCGTGAATTCGCCGATTATGCAGGAATCAGCACTTCGCTTATCAGCCAAATTGAAAGAGGGCAGGCAAATCCCTCGTTAAGCGTATTGGAACTGATTGCGAAAGCATTAAAAGTTCCGCTCTTTTCTCTCTTTATCAATGATTTCGATACGGATTCTCTCATTTTGAGAAAACAAGACCGCAAGAAAGTGTATCGAGAAAATAGTGACCATATTGTTTACGATGTGTTAACGCCGGATTTTATGAAGGCACATATTGAACTCTTAATGATGGATTTAAATGCACACGCAAGTACGACGGAAGATTACTATTCTCACGACGATCAAGAAGAAATCGCTGTCGTCATGAAAGGTCAAGCGTATGTTGAAATGGAAGGAATTGAATATTTTTTAGACGAGGGAGATGTCGTACGCATTCCGCCAAATGTTAAACACCGATTTTTGAACAAAAGTGATCAACCGAATCATGTTTTGTTCGTACTTATTCCATCTTTATTTTAA
- the rbsK gene encoding ribokinase — MTTICVIGSVSMDLVVTTDIRPVVGETVLGNSFQTVPGGKGANQAVAASRLGADVFILGITGNDSYGESILKNLENNGVHTDYMEKADNTKSGTAHIILSEGDNSIIVVKGANDHVTPDYVLGATEILKKADIVLIQQEIPEETVQYTIDHCEKLKIPVLLNPAPARQVAEEIIEKATYLTPNEYEASVLLNGRTEEEALKAYPNKLLITKGKNGVRYHNGIEEKQFPSFPVKAVDSTGAGDTFNAALAIALAEKMKMEDALLFANRAASLSVLKFGAQGGMPTRAEVDSALRQ; from the coding sequence ATGACAACAATTTGCGTGATCGGCAGTGTGTCAATGGATTTGGTTGTTACTACTGATATCAGGCCTGTTGTTGGCGAAACAGTCTTGGGGAACTCTTTTCAAACGGTTCCAGGAGGAAAAGGAGCCAATCAGGCAGTAGCGGCAAGCAGACTCGGCGCAGACGTCTTTATACTTGGCATAACAGGAAATGATAGTTACGGAGAAAGCATTTTAAAAAACTTAGAGAATAACGGTGTCCACACTGATTATATGGAGAAGGCAGATAACACAAAAAGCGGGACTGCACATATCATTCTCTCAGAGGGCGATAACAGTATTATTGTCGTCAAAGGAGCAAATGACCATGTTACTCCGGATTATGTACTCGGAGCGACGGAAATCCTGAAAAAAGCCGACATCGTACTCATCCAGCAGGAAATACCTGAAGAAACGGTTCAATATACAATTGATCATTGTGAGAAGCTGAAGATACCTGTCCTGTTGAATCCTGCACCCGCACGACAGGTTGCGGAGGAAATCATTGAGAAAGCAACCTATCTTACCCCAAATGAATACGAAGCATCTGTTTTACTAAACGGTCGTACCGAAGAGGAAGCACTGAAAGCGTATCCAAATAAATTGTTGATTACGAAAGGAAAAAACGGGGTTCGCTACCATAATGGCATCGAAGAAAAACAGTTTCCGTCGTTTCCCGTTAAAGCTGTTGATTCAACGGGAGCGGGAGACACCTTCAACGCAGCACTTGCCATTGCGCTGGCTGAAAAAATGAAGATGGAAGATGCTCTTCTTTTTGCAAATCGAGCCGCCTCTTTATCCGTCTTGAAATTTGGCGCTCAAGGCGGCATGCCGACACGCGCTGAAGTTGACAGTGCACTGCGGCAATAA
- a CDS encoding AraC family transcriptional regulator: MSSTHNNDLNNLEAHNEEVIYQNPLLFLKIWEINIKKNDFTSIESHPWHYHKEVEFIAVVEGKLGVQTKNKYVCMGQGDVMVLGASQPHRSKPLSDNLRYVVFQIDLRKHFDQSTMPYLYCFSELTNPLDELNYIFEENQFVKGEIHTLIMEIFKESQIQMRGYEIAISSVIKQILLLLLRNDTHNILSYTEEAGLNRLQPVLEYIDKNLEDKITVEEACSLLGLSYHYFIKYFKKIMGTSFIDYVNYQRIKKAERLLMTSDLSITNVGYDVGISNMAQFYKLFRKYNACSPKEFKQRMENELGVMMEAAPH, encoded by the coding sequence ATGTCTTCAACACATAACAATGATCTCAATAATTTAGAAGCACATAACGAGGAAGTTATTTACCAAAATCCATTGCTTTTTCTGAAAATATGGGAAATCAATATTAAAAAAAATGATTTCACCTCAATAGAGAGCCACCCTTGGCATTATCATAAAGAAGTAGAATTTATTGCTGTTGTTGAGGGGAAATTAGGTGTACAGACTAAAAATAAATATGTCTGTATGGGACAAGGTGATGTTATGGTTTTAGGTGCATCTCAACCACATCGTTCTAAGCCTCTTTCGGATAATTTACGTTACGTTGTGTTCCAAATTGACTTAAGAAAACATTTTGACCAAAGTACAATGCCTTATCTATATTGTTTCTCTGAACTGACCAATCCTTTAGATGAATTAAACTATATCTTTGAAGAAAATCAATTTGTAAAAGGTGAAATACATACTTTAATTATGGAAATTTTTAAAGAATCACAAATACAAATGAGAGGCTATGAAATTGCTATTAGTTCTGTCATTAAACAAATACTGCTCTTGCTTTTAAGAAACGACACACATAATATTTTGAGCTACACAGAAGAAGCTGGTTTAAATAGATTGCAACCAGTTCTTGAATATATAGACAAAAACTTAGAGGATAAGATTACTGTGGAAGAGGCTTGTTCATTGCTAGGCTTAAGCTATCACTATTTCATAAAATATTTTAAGAAAATAATGGGTACATCCTTTATTGATTATGTTAACTATCAGCGAATAAAAAAAGCCGAACGTCTATTAATGACCAGTGATCTAAGTATTACAAATGTGGGTTATGATGTGGGTATCTCTAATATGGCTCAGTTCTATAAATTGTTTAGAAAGTATAATGCATGTTCGCCAAAAGAGTTTAAGCAACGTATGGAAAATGAATTAGGAGTTATGATGGAAGCAGCACCTCACTAG
- a CDS encoding ThuA domain-containing protein, whose translation MVNVTVWNENRHEQKNPVVSEIYPAGIHGAIASFLEEGGFRTQTATLDEEEHGLTDDVLNQTDVLVWWGHLAHDEVADEVVEKVKQRVLDGMGLIVLHSGHFSKIFKTLLGTSCDLKWREADEKERLWVVEPSHPIAEGIPEFIELDREEMYGEHFDIPAPDELIFTSWFEGGEIFRSGCTFKRGNGKIFYFRPGHETYPTYHNKDIQRVIINAIQWAKPLERKRPVYGNAQPLEQITVKN comes from the coding sequence TTGGTAAATGTTACAGTATGGAATGAAAATCGACACGAACAAAAAAATCCAGTCGTAAGTGAAATTTACCCTGCAGGAATACATGGGGCCATTGCTTCTTTTTTAGAAGAAGGAGGGTTTCGCACTCAAACCGCAACATTAGACGAAGAAGAACATGGACTCACAGATGATGTATTGAATCAAACAGATGTATTAGTATGGTGGGGACATTTAGCACACGATGAAGTAGCAGATGAAGTAGTCGAAAAAGTAAAACAGCGTGTATTAGATGGTATGGGACTAATTGTGCTGCATTCCGGTCATTTTTCGAAAATATTCAAAACATTGTTGGGTACAAGCTGTGATTTAAAATGGCGTGAAGCGGATGAAAAAGAACGTTTATGGGTAGTAGAACCAAGTCATCCGATTGCAGAAGGAATCCCAGAGTTTATTGAGCTCGATCGTGAAGAAATGTATGGGGAGCATTTTGATATTCCGGCTCCGGATGAGCTAATATTTACAAGCTGGTTTGAAGGAGGAGAAATTTTCAGAAGCGGCTGCACATTTAAACGCGGAAACGGGAAAATCTTCTATTTTAGACCAGGACATGAAACTTATCCAACGTACCATAATAAAGATATCCAACGTGTAATCATAAATGCCATTCAATGGGCAAAACCGTTAGAAAGAAAACGCCCTGTCTATGGGAATGCACAACCACTTGAACAAATCACCGTAAAAAATTAA
- a CDS encoding Gfo/Idh/MocA family protein: MAKVKVGVIGCGSIAQNRHLPEYKMNENVELVAVCDVNEERVNSVAQQYGVNAYTNYEELLTSGTVDAVSVCTPNYLHALISIAALNAGIHVLCEKPMATSEEEAQAMIEAAKTNGKKLMIGHNQRFVSSHQKARQLIEDGEIGKVYCFRTAFGHGGPEQWSVDGKESWFFKKEEAFIGAMGDLGVHKSDLLRYLLGEEIVEVGAFVETNAKDFAAVDDNAVCILKTESGIIGTLAASWAYKGNEDNSTIIYGEKAILRLEEHPVYSLVVQYATGEVVNYELGKIQSNDEGGQSNSHVIEQFVHSIVTDEEPAVTGEEGLKSLAVILAALKSSQTKQFTCVHEEQPAEGILQHINS; encoded by the coding sequence ATGGCAAAAGTAAAAGTAGGGGTCATTGGCTGTGGAAGCATCGCGCAAAATCGCCATTTACCAGAATATAAAATGAATGAAAATGTTGAATTAGTAGCTGTTTGTGACGTGAATGAAGAACGAGTAAATAGTGTAGCACAGCAATATGGCGTAAATGCATACACAAATTATGAAGAACTTTTAACAAGCGGTACTGTTGATGCAGTCAGTGTGTGCACACCAAACTATCTGCATGCGCTGATTTCGATTGCAGCTTTAAACGCAGGCATTCATGTATTATGTGAAAAACCAATGGCTACATCAGAAGAAGAAGCACAAGCAATGATCGAAGCAGCAAAAACAAACGGCAAAAAACTAATGATCGGCCATAATCAACGCTTTGTTTCTTCCCATCAAAAAGCCCGCCAGCTGATTGAAGATGGAGAAATCGGAAAAGTCTATTGCTTCCGTACAGCTTTTGGTCACGGTGGACCTGAACAATGGAGTGTAGACGGAAAAGAAAGCTGGTTCTTTAAAAAAGAAGAAGCATTTATTGGTGCGATGGGAGACTTAGGCGTGCACAAATCGGATTTGCTTCGTTATTTATTGGGAGAGGAAATTGTTGAGGTTGGTGCATTTGTTGAAACCAACGCTAAAGATTTCGCTGCTGTTGATGATAATGCAGTATGTATTTTGAAAACTGAGAGCGGTATCATTGGAACGCTGGCAGCAAGCTGGGCTTATAAAGGTAATGAAGATAACTCGACCATTATATACGGAGAGAAAGCCATTCTTCGTCTAGAAGAACACCCCGTTTATTCACTAGTTGTTCAGTACGCTACAGGAGAAGTTGTCAATTATGAATTAGGAAAAATTCAGTCGAATGATGAAGGCGGACAAAGCAATTCTCACGTGATTGAACAATTTGTACACAGTATTGTTACAGATGAAGAGCCAGCTGTCACTGGTGAAGAAGGATTAAAATCTCTTGCTGTTATTTTAGCTGCTTTAAAATCAAGTCAGACGAAGCAATTTACCTGTGTGCATGAGGAACAGCCGGCAGAAGGCATATTACAGCATATAAATAGCTAA
- a CDS encoding sugar phosphate isomerase/epimerase family protein, which yields MKLGVFTVLFANLTFEEMLDKVKAEGLHAVEIGTGGYPGNHHCPLDELLEDAGKRGDYLKEVEDRGLVISAFSCHGNPISPDEGFAKESDDTLRKTIKLASLLNVPIVNCFSGTAGDQEGAKYPNWPVTPWPNEYGDVLNWQWENKLIPYWKELGEYAEKHNVKIGLELHGGFLVHTPYTLLKLREKTSKAIGANLDPSHLWWQGIDPVGAIKILAKENAIHHFHAKDTYLDQDNINMYGLTDMQPYGEVQTRAWTFRSVGCGHDVKEWSDMMSALRTYGYDYVVSIEHEDPIMSIEEGFKRAVSNLQSVLIEETPSQMWWA from the coding sequence ATGAAGCTTGGGGTATTTACGGTTTTATTTGCAAATCTTACATTTGAAGAGATGTTAGATAAAGTAAAAGCAGAAGGTCTTCATGCGGTTGAAATCGGTACGGGCGGCTATCCAGGAAATCATCACTGCCCATTAGATGAATTGCTTGAAGATGCAGGAAAAAGAGGAGATTATCTAAAAGAAGTAGAAGACCGAGGGCTAGTAATTAGCGCATTTAGCTGCCATGGCAATCCAATCTCACCAGACGAAGGCTTTGCAAAAGAGTCTGATGATACGCTTCGTAAAACAATTAAATTAGCATCATTATTAAACGTTCCAATTGTTAACTGTTTTTCTGGAACAGCAGGAGATCAAGAAGGTGCTAAATATCCAAACTGGCCAGTGACTCCTTGGCCAAATGAATACGGAGATGTATTAAATTGGCAGTGGGAAAATAAGCTCATTCCATATTGGAAAGAGCTCGGGGAATATGCAGAAAAACACAATGTGAAAATCGGGTTGGAATTGCACGGCGGATTTTTAGTACATACACCGTATACATTATTAAAGCTTCGCGAAAAAACCAGTAAAGCAATTGGTGCTAACTTGGACCCAAGTCATTTATGGTGGCAAGGTATCGATCCTGTAGGAGCAATAAAAATTTTAGCGAAAGAAAATGCTATTCATCATTTCCACGCAAAAGACACATACTTGGATCAAGATAATATCAATATGTATGGTCTGACTGATATGCAGCCGTATGGAGAAGTACAAACGCGTGCTTGGACGTTTAGATCCGTTGGTTGCGGCCACGATGTAAAAGAGTGGTCAGATATGATGAGTGCACTTCGTACGTACGGATATGATTATGTCGTAAGCATTGAACATGAAGATCCAATCATGTCGATTGAAGAAGGATTTAAACGAGCTGTTTCGAACTTACAAAGTGTATTAATAGAAGAAACACCTTCACAAATGTGGTGGGCATAG